A portion of the Lolium rigidum isolate FL_2022 chromosome 1, APGP_CSIRO_Lrig_0.1, whole genome shotgun sequence genome contains these proteins:
- the LOC124683969 gene encoding uncharacterized protein LOC124683969, with amino-acid sequence MDRLRAEAANAKKKLQADARMKMRWEAAYVELLLGANQKLAELRDSDLDDSSTCAETPNPKLNEVEICAKLRGNSRYDVHITSNISVELRKLKQAYETLSSIKDMENSALLLEKDSMRSQLNIMQQDYAALLKNKKAEAAQATEAALKLQQSVDELKVLAQKKDDEIGKLQEEAVGAKKQLMKMQSLVKEKDDEIQRLKGWHPQYIQMSNKDINGTHKKLRSDDPCVRGKSKTNVGNYGQDETSQKRRRVSSLSNVQKPLGSPKRKRAACSAQVANRKSHTESRAVKCWYSYRMAPQPLRSRNLKIANGRRSTIGTGHWGNYVRLVNDSLVDQPDKHKMFVQFLCNFENWRICQVARTMEVVLDGQPKLIHQFNRFLPNNCQMEVDDDDEEKQQPEEEQPRPQGAPQPRGQLPSASPSASVAESASESELASAAAGLVKLKEAEQQPKRERV; translated from the exons ATGGACAGGCTGCGAGCGGAAGCCGCCAATGCCAAGAAGAAGCTGCAG GCGGATGCGCGCATGAAGATGAGGTGGGAAGCGGCTTACGTAGAGCTGCTTCTCGGGGCTAACCAGAAGCTCGCGG AACTCAGAGATAGTGACTTGGATGATTCCAGTACTTGTGcagaaaccccaaaccctaag CTGAATGAAGTTGAAATCTGCGCAAAGCTTAGAGGAAACAGTCGTTATGATGTACACATTACAAGCAATATAAGTGTGGAGCTAAGAAAACTAAAGCAGGCCTATGAGACTCTGAGCTCAATAAAGGACATGGAAAATTCTGCATTACTCTTAGAAAAGGATTCTATGCGTAGCCAGTTGAATATAATGCAGCAGGACTATGCCGCACTCCTAAAGAACAAGAAAGCGGAGGCAGCACAAGCTACAGAAGCAGCACTAAAGCTTCAGCAGAGTGTAGATGAGCTTAAGGTGTTGGCCCAAAAGAAGGATGATGAGATTGGCAAATTGCAAGAAGAAGCTGTTGGTGCCAAAAAGCAGCTAATGAAAATGCAGTCCTTGGTCAAGGAGAAAGATGATGAAATCCAAAGACTCAAAGGTTGGCATCCTCAGTATATTCAAATGTCCAACAAGGATATCAATGGGACACATAAAAAGTTGAGGTCCGATGATCCATGTGTAAGAGGCAAATCAAAAACCAATGTAGGAAACTATGGGCAAGATGAAACTAGTCAGAAGCGCAGGCGTGTCTCTTCCCTATCAAATGTACAAAAGCCTCTAGGGAGCCCCAAGAGAAAGAGAGCTGCTTGTAGTGCCCAAGTTGCCAACCGTAAAAGCCACACTGAAAGCAG AGCGGTCAAGTGTTGGTACTCCTATCGCATGGCTCCACAGCCGCTGCGCTCAAGGAATCTGAAGATTGCCAACGGCCGTCGTTCAACGATCGGCACTGGTCACTGGGGTAATTACGTCAGGCTCGTTAACGACAGCCTGGTAGACCAACCTGACAAGCACAAGATGTTTGTCCAGTTCCTGTGCAATTTTGAGAACTGGAG AATTTGTCAAGTGGCTAGAACCATGGAGGTCGTGTTAGATGGACAGCCCAAGCTGATCCATCAGTTTAACAGGTTCTTGCCTAACAATTGTCAGATggaggttgatgatgatgatgaggagaaacAGCAGCCCGAGGAGGAGCAGCCG CGCCCGCAAGGAGCACCGCAACCTCGTGGCCAACTCCCATCAGCGTCACCATCAGCATCAGTGGCAGAGTCAGCGTCAGAGTCGGAGTTAGCGTCAGCCGCGGCGGGCCTGGTCAAGCTCAAGGAGGCAGAACAGCAGCCAAAGCGGGAGCGGGTTTAG